The Sedimentibacter sp. zth1 DNA segment CAGGGCGGTATTGAAAATTCAGTGCCAAAGGCGATTAGAGCAAGTCAAATGGATAAACTTACAATATTTGTGGATAAAAATGATAATAAAAATATAATGAAAAATTATTCATTAATTGATAAATCTAATTTAGAATATGATAAGTATGTTAAAAAATATCCTGTTTTAGAGAAGGAATCTATTTACATATTGAATGACGTAAGTAAAGAGGAAATTAACAAAATGAGTCCTATAATAGGAAAAGCTTTTGTTGCAGTTACAGGTGTTGAAAAAATAAAAGCTGATGCTAAGGACGATGTAATAAATTTTAATGGGAATGAAATTCCTGCTGATACAGATTTATTTGTTTTATTTGAAAATATGCCAGCTGAACAGCGTTTGAAAATAACTGATGATATGAATAAAAAGTTTTCAGCTTTAGGGGATAGCATGATTAATCAAGCAGCTGCTAGTTCAATTAAAGCTGAATATTCTGCATTAGGAATGAATACAGATAAAATACAAAGTAGATATATTATAAACACAGGAAAATATATGCTTCTAATATCTTTATTTAGTGCAATATGTACTGTTATTGTTGGACTATTAGCAGCAAGAACCGCTGCAGGAGTATCAAAAAATCTGCGTAAAGATATATTTACAAAGGTTGAAAATTTCTCAAATGCTGAATTTGACAAATTTTCTACTGCTTCACTAATTACAAGAACTACTAATGATGTTACTCAAATTCAGATGCTTATTGTTCTTGCCATAAGGATGATAATATATGCACCTATAATGGGAATAGGTGGAGTTATAAAGGCTCTTAATAGGAGTGTTTCAATGTCATGGATTATAGCATTAGCAGTTATAGTTCTAATGTCACTAATTGGGAGCGTATTCACAATTGCAGTTCCAAAATTTAAGGCAATTCAAAAACTAATAGATAGACTAAATTTAGTTACTCGTGAAAACCTTTCAGGAATGATGGTAATAAGAGCCTTCAATACTCAAAAGTTTGAGGAGAAGAGATTCGACAAGGCAAACAAAGACCTTACAAGTACAAATCTTTTTGTAAATCGTGTAATGGTATTAATGTTTCCTGCTATGATGCTATTAATGAATGGTGTTACATTGCTTATTGTTTGGGT contains these protein-coding regions:
- a CDS encoding ABC transporter ATP-binding protein, encoding MVKLAKYLKPFIALILTAIILLFVQVMCDLSLPDYMSDIVNIGIQQGGIENSVPKAIRASQMDKLTIFVDKNDNKNIMKNYSLIDKSNLEYDKYVKKYPVLEKESIYILNDVSKEEINKMSPIIGKAFVAVTGVEKIKADAKDDVINFNGNEIPADTDLFVLFENMPAEQRLKITDDMNKKFSALGDSMINQAAASSIKAEYSALGMNTDKIQSRYIINTGKYMLLISLFSAICTVIVGLLAARTAAGVSKNLRKDIFTKVENFSNAEFDKFSTASLITRTTNDVTQIQMLIVLAIRMIIYAPIMGIGGVIKALNRSVSMSWIIALAVIVLMSLIGSVFTIAVPKFKAIQKLIDRLNLVTRENLSGMMVIRAFNTQKFEEKRFDKANKDLTSTNLFVNRVMVLMFPAMMLLMNGVTLLIVWVGAHQIANSDMQVGDMMAFMQYAMQIIFAFLMMSFMFIMIPRASVSAQRIAEVLEVRPTIIDPKEPKRFNKKIKGVVEYKNVHFKYPGAEEDVIKNISFKALPGQTTAFIGSTGSGKSTLINLLPRFYDITSGEILIDGMNVREVTQHELREQIGYVPQKGSLFQGTIESNLKYADENATIDDIKKAIEIAQAMEFVSEKPDGLESEISQGGDNVSGGQKQRLSIARALVKKPQIYIFDDSFSALDFKTDALLRKELKNQTASSTLLIVAQRISTIMNAEQIIVLDEGKVVGIGTHAELLKNCKTYQEIALSQLSKEELA